In the Fusarium oxysporum f. sp. lycopersici 4287 chromosome 9, whole genome shotgun sequence genome, one interval contains:
- a CDS encoding hypothetical protein (At least one base has a quality score < 10), which translates to MFQSFPLGDKSSVNLRGEYHVENVTTYEATRAEDESKMVVDEPEEQLNEQAESKSTPKSADAKKADKEKPLSTDELYPLFWSLQEYFSQPKKLFETTNLTSFKEGLAATMKVFQTVHNDSRRSLKRKRESGEEDESSNTFNPKYLTSKDLFDLEISDLSFRRHILVQALIIMDFLISLSIQARERLTEALPVNASVNKAVMYSDQVLSDEDAEWASDMKKTIADYLRQGADGPYFYRMVETVLARDKNWVRWKIEGCHPIKRDPVSPASFLEAKANVQKMATSKRLRSVPMGSVSLDFLKEEDEETAMSRLKAKERYELPELDTFKRKIADDDFEIDMPTNDQTKAAAIAGKVSKSWRALRIAARSKLAALDKIEDPKKIDIVFEELTEVDDIEDTAEPTANEEDMPSNREPIIISGITGVGKSTIIRKLMEERKGVFAPVVRHTTREPVEGEVNGKSFHFVKQQEFNQLRDGDRLIESGTRDGVDYGTSFKAIEAISESGKVPIIELDIEAAQYAKDMDFQARYVLITTSTPELLKQRLEASGKEESAIQDILKKFSTELESRKVDELFDTSIVDDDDVEAVKAIGNYIYGESEGKQGLSEDTAMKDEEEDTTKVAETKEATMTDS; encoded by the exons ATGTTCCAAAGCTTTCCTCTGGGCGACAAGAGTTCTGTGAACCTACGAGGCGAATACCATGTCGAGAATGTCACGACCTACGAGGCGACGCGGGCAGAGGATGAATCTAAGATGGTTGTGGACGAGCCAGAAGAGCAACTAAATGAGCAAGCAGAGTCAAAGTCCACACCCAAGTCAGCCGATGCCAAAAAGGCAGACAAAGAGAAGCCCCTATCGACAGACGAGCTTTATCCACTATTCTGGTCCCTTCAGGAATACTTCAGTCAACCCAAAAAGCTTTTTGAGACTACCAATCTGACGTCTTTCAAAGAGGGTCTAGCAGCCACAATGAAAGTCTTTCAAACAGTGCACAACGATTCAAGACGAAGCCTCAAACGAAAACGAGAGagtggagaagaagatgagagtTCTAACACATTCAATCCCAAATATCTCACTAGTAAAGATTTATTCGACTTGGAG ATCAGTGATTTGTCTTTCCGACGACATATTCTTGTGCAagctctcatcatcatggatTTCCTCATCTCACTATCCATCCAAGCACGAGAGCGACTTACAGAAGCTCTCCCCGTCAATGCCAGCGTAAATAAGGCCGTCATGTACAGTGACCAAGTCCTGAGTGACGAAGAC GCTGAATGGGCTAGTGACATGAAAAAGACTATTGCGGACTACCTCCGCCAGGGTGCTGATGGTCCATATTTTTATCGAATGGTAGAAACCGTGCTGGCTAGAGACAAGAACTGGGTTCGCTGGAAGATTGAAGGCTGTCACCCCATCAAACGAGACCCAGTCTCGCCGGCATCCTTTCTTGAGGCAAAGGCCAATGTTCAGAAAATGGCTACCAGCAAGCGGCTAAGGTCGGTCCCTATGGGCTCTGTCTCCCTGGACTTtctcaaggaggaggatgaagagacAGCGATGAGTCGACTCAAAGCCAAGGAGCGCTATGAGCTACCAGAGCTCGACACGTTCAAACGTAAAATTGCCGACGACGATTTTGAGATCGATATGCCAACAAACGACCAAACCAAAGCTGCTGCTATCGCTGGCAAGGTCAGCAAGAGCTGGAGAGCACTACGAATCGCAGCGCGCTCAAAGCTTGCCGCGCTCGACAAGATCGAAGATCCTAAGAAGATTGATATCGTGTTCGAGGAGCTTACAgaagtggatgatatcgaggaCACTGCTGAGCCCACAGCAAATGAAGAAGATATGCCCTCCAACCGAGAACCTATCATCATCTCTGGCATTACAGGCGTAGGCAAGTCAACCATCATCAGAAAACTTATGGAAGAGCGAAAGGGAGTGTTCGCTCCTGTTGTCCGCCATACCACACGAGAGCCTGTTGAGGGTGAAGTCAACGGCAAGAGTTTCCACTTTGTCAAGCAACAAGAGTTCAACCAGCTACGAGATGGGGACCGCTTGATAGAATCAGGTACTCGGGACGGCGTCGATTACGGAACCAGTTTCAAGGCCATCGAGGCTATCTCAGAGAGTGGCAAAGTGCCAATAATCGAACTAGATATCGAG GCTGCCCAATATGCCAAAGATATGGACTTCCAGGCACGCTACGTGCTCATTACGACGTCTACCCCTGAACTTCTCAAGCAGCGCCTCGAGGCTTCGGGCAAAGAAGAATCTGCCATTCAAGATATCTTAAAGAAATTTTCTACAGAACTTGAGTCGAGAAAGGTCGACGAGCTGTTTGACACATCAATTgtcgacgacgatgacgttGAAGCAGTCAAGGCTATTGGGAATTACATATATGGGGAAAGTGAGGGCAAGCAGGGCTTGAGTGAGGACACAGCTATgaaggacgaggaggaagatacCACCAAGGTCGCCGAGACAAAGGAGGCCACGATGACAGATTCATAA
- a CDS encoding hypothetical protein (At least one base has a quality score < 10): protein MPTVKRLKGSGAAKAQKQNEPKPKVNDGRPTPAEVEEEEHQFVQLARKHWLKAGKKPAKPKVKNDVLKQSIWDVLEREGFQYKSLLLLESLQTLESYLWPGYTEEASNFHVLLIALIANVKHREHLATWTLFEDRPADFSSIFRRLLSMMLDRTLSVTLRTQLLCFLIYAFQSLDCTLVRKECAPLVSIGIWHNLSTDSSREASLDQLPHLRKAWKAAHKRYDAADEPNKARLRFERSWLYTLLLDFLSLLYTENRKADQILYCERFTEFLADLQGQLPTRRYVNTLIQDLHVVPAMRLSPMFNDEENTLLRDLQALLSHFTFFDINDQTGAQYSITEAYDKHCASLAKLQRIALKHFREKLTVLALSNYGAINQRHELQALLEPLTDEELLSLVSLLGFRIAYPESLDLPMDRKLLLEVLLSNFERRKTFQEAARDMSLTPTEETIFDNSFQQAETYDGSHPMALPKLNLQYLSIGDFLWRSLILYRCESFYGVRKDIETALRRLRPEAKGSDETNFAGFSKMAMPISKPAILEVVPPLVGDDKPSTVRAEVSFDVRRLGEGVRREWDSLRQDDVVFLIAVEPPLAKSISNGGDNLSESERLGVITVRTAEIHQITDDKGRHVREGAGKLDTKRRIQLKLDTHAYSRDAERAAAGKPDVYGKVNLLLRRGRRENNFKPVLESIRSLVLSDVPLPEWLHEVFLGYGDPAGAHYKNLPNRERKVDFRDTFLDWQHLAESLPGKIIDPGDDVSGSFGPPYVLESVEKQEEPQGSKPSKKRRRDADPALIAEIETLKVSSYKPPNNGPYPVDNPKLNSVRFTPAQIEAITSGTQPGLTVIVGPPGTGKTDVATQVINNIYHNYPEQKTLLLAHSNQALNQLFAKIVALDIDERHLLRLEHGEEDLVTEGNFLYVAPAWNRFKQIAYAEQSTAAEIVAAFPFHSYFSDAPQPIFHPESNKEQVLEVVEGCYRHISKIFSELADALPFEILRRDRDKANYLLTSEARIVAMTTTHAAIRRGEIASLGFHYDNVVMEEAAQVTEIETFLPLAMQKPRNGKLPLQRVVLCGDHFQNSPVIQSLAFRHYANLEQSLFSRLVRLGVPTVTLDQQGRARGSIASLYQWRYPKLDNLPEVQTSAEFVKANAGFKFDYQFINVPDYKGRGEAEPTPHFIQNLGEAEYAVAIFQYMRLLGYPAEKITILTTYAGQRALVKDVLSHRCARNPVFGMPKAVATVDKYQGEQNDYIILSLTRTSRVGYLRDVRRMTVALSRARLGLYILGRREVFEACPELRPAFDLLLQRPDKLMLVTGELWPTQREVTQELGAVEGEVPMEGVEHLGQYVFEMTNTKIKQLEAEQGGLPETIMEEPEDEEGGYGNNEDEEDDEEEGVEADILEVREGE, encoded by the exons ATGCCAACAGTGAAGCGACTCAAGGGCAGCGGCGCTGCCAAGGCGCAAAAGCAGAACGAACCAAAGCCAAAAGTCAACGATGGACGGCCAACCCCGGccgaggttgaggaggaggagcatcAGTTCGTCCAACTGGCGCGAAAGCATTGGTTGAAAGCTGGCAAGAAGCCAGCGAAGCCCAAGGTGAAGAACGATGTTCTCAAACAAAGTATCTGGGATGTACTTGAACGCGAGGGCTTCCAGTACAAGtctcttttgcttcttgAGAGCCTGCAGACTTTAGAGAG TTATCTATGGCCAGGATACACAGAGGAGGCTTCCAACTTTCACGTTCTGTTGATTGCGCTCATCGCAAACGTGAAACATCGAGAACATCTCGCGACATGGA CGCTCTTCGAGGACCGACCCGCCGATTTCTCTTCAATTTTCCGCCGACTCTTGTCGATGATGCTCGATCGAACACTATCCGTTACGCTCCGGACTCAACTTCTCTGCTTCCTTATATATGCTTTCCAGAGTCTCGACTGCACCCTCGTCCGCAAAGAATGTGCCCCTCTTGTGTCGATCGGTATTTGGCACAACTTGTCCACCGACTCATCGCGCGAAGCTAGTCTAGATCAACTCCCTCATCTACGAAAAGCCTGGAAGGCCGCGCACAAGCGATATGATGCCGCTGATGAGCCCAATAAGGCACGACTACGGTTCGAGCGATCTTGGCTTTATACACTTCTCCTCGACTTTTTGAGTCTGCTGTATACGGAGAACAGAAAGGCGG ACCAAATTCTCTACTGTGAGCGTTTCACTGAGTTTCTTGCCGATCTTCAGGGCCAGCTTCCAACCAGACGATATGTCAATACCTTGATTCAGGATCTTCATGTTGTTCCTGCTATGCGATTATCACCGATGTTTAACGATGAGGAAAACACTCTTCTTCGCGACCTCCAGGCTTTGCTTTCCCACTTTACGTTCTTTGATATCAATGACCAGACAGGTGCCCAGTATAGCATAACAGAGGCGTACGACAAACATTGCGCGTCACTCGCGAAGTTGCAACGCATTGCTCTAAAACATTTCAGAGAGAAGCTTACGGTACTGGCTCTGTCGAACTATGGTGCCATTAACCAAAGGCATGAACTGCAGGCATTACTGGAACCGTTGACAGATGAAGAACTTCTGAGCCTGGTATCTCTGCTTGGTTTCCGAATAGCCTACCCCGAGAGCTTGGATCTACCAATGGATCGCAAGTTGTTGCTTGAAGTGCTCTTGTCTAATTTTGAGCGCAGAAAGACGTTCCAAGAGGCGGCACGAGATATGAGTCTGACACCAACCGAGGAGACAATATTTGACAACAGTTTCCAGCAGGCAGAAACATATGATGGCTCACATCCGATGGCTCTTCCTAAACTGAACCTTCAATATCTCTCAATAGGCGACTTTCTGTGGCGGTCACTTATCTTGTATCGGTGCGAGTCCTTTTATGGAGTTCGAAAGGATATCGAGACTGCTTTGAGGCGTTTACGCCCAGAGGCAAAGGGATCAGATGAAACAAACTTTGCCGGTTTCTCAAAGATGGCGATGCCGATCTCAAAGCCAGCCATCCTTGAGGTTGTCCCTCCTCTTGTTGGAGATGACAAGCCATCCACGGTACGCGCTGAAGTTTCCTTTGACGTTAGACGTCTGGGTGAAGGAGTCCGAAGAGAGTGGGATTCTCTCCGACAGGACGATGTTGTTTTCCTCATTGCAGTCGAGCCACCACTAGCAAAGTCCATCAGCAATGGAGGAGATAATTTGTCAGAGTCTGAACGACTGGGTGTGATAACTGTACGAACCGCCGAAATCCATCAAATCACCGACGATAAAGGCCGCCATGTTCGAGAGGGCGCAGGAAAACTTGACACCAAGCGCCGCATCCAACTCAAGCTGGACACACATGCTTACAGCAGAGATGCTGAGCGGGCGGCGGCTGGCAAGCCTGATGTTTATGGCAAAGTTAACCTTCTGCTGAGAAGAGGCAGAAGGGAAAATAACTTCAAGCCTGTGTTGGAATCCATTCGAAGCCTGGTGCTGTCAGATGTTCCTCTACCGGAATGGCTTCATGAGGTCTTTCTTGGCTATGGGGATCCTGCTGGAGCGCATTACAAGAACTTGCCAAACCGCGAACGCAAGGTCGACTTTAGGGATACTTTTCTTGACTGGCAGCATCTAGCAGAAAGTCTCCCTGGTAAGATCATTGACCCAGGTGACGACGTCTCTGGTAGCTTTGGACCGCCCTACGTCCTAGAGTCTGTCGAGAAGCAAGAGGAGCCCCAAGGCAGCAAGCCTTCCAAAAAACGACGTCGAGATGCCGATCCTGCACTTATCGCTGAGATTGAGACTCTGAAGGTATCGAGTTATAAGCCCCCCAACAACGGCCCTTATCCCGTTGATAACCCTAAGCTCAACTCGGTACGGTTCACTCCCGCTCAGATTGAAGCCATTACTTCAGGCACCCAACCTGGACTCACTGTCATTGTTGGACCTCCCGGTACAGGCAAGACGGATGTTGCTACACAGGTTATCAACAACATTTATCACAATTATCCCGAGCAGAAgacgcttcttcttgctcataGCAACCAAGCCCTCAACCAGCTGTTTGCCAAGATCGTCGCCCTCGATATCGACGAGCGACATTTGTTGCGTCTCGAACACGGCGAAGAGGATCTAGTTACGGAAGGGAACTTTC TCTACGTCGCTCCAGCATGGAACAGGTTCAAGCAGATCGCTTACGCCGAGCAATCAACAGCTGCTGAGATTGTGGCAGCCTTCCCCTTCCACTCATACTTTTCAGATGCCCCGCAACCTATCTTCCACCCagagagtaataaagagCAAGTGCTCGAAGTCGTAGAAGGCTGCTACCGTCATATTTCCAAGATTTTCTCGGAGCTGGCTGATGCACTTCCGTTTGAGATCCTCCGACGAGATCGTGACAAGGCAAACTACCTGCTCACCAGCGAGGCGCGCATTGTCGCCATGACGACAACACATGCAGCTatcagaagaggagagattGCATCACTTGGTTTCCATTACGACAATGTAGTCATGGAGGAGGCTGCTCAAGTGACCGAGATCGAGACCTTTTTGCCCCTCGCGATGCAGAAGCCTCGAAATGGTAAATTGCCTCTACAAAGGGTTGTTTTGTGCGGAGACCATTTCCAGAATTCACCGGTCATTCAAAGTCTGGCATTCCGTCACTACGCCAACCTTGAGCAGTCACTGTTTTCAAGACTGGTCAGACTGGGCGTTCCTACGGTCACCCTCGACCAGCAGGGCCGTGCTCGTGGTTCGATCGCAAGTCTTTACCAGTGGCGCTACCCCAAGCTTGACAACCTTCCCGAGGTGCAGACAAGTGCTGAATTTGTCAAGGCCAATGCCGGATTCAAGTTTGACTATCAGTTTATCAACGTGCCTGACTACAAGGGTCGGGGAGAGGCTGAACCCACGCCACACTTTATCCAGAATCTTGGTGAGGCCGAGTACGCAGTGGCCATCTTCCAGTACATGCGCCTCCTGGGTTACCctgctgagaagatcacCATTCTTACAACTTACGCTGGTCAACGAGCCCTGGTCAAGGATGTGCTCTCACATAGATGCGCCCGAAACCCCGTCTTTGGTATGCCCAAGGCGGTAGCTACTGTCGACAAGTACCAGGGCGAACAGAACGATT ATATCATTCTGTCTCTTACCCGAACGTCACGTGTGGGCTATTTACGTGACGTGCG
- a CDS encoding hypothetical protein (At least one base has a quality score < 10), whose amino-acid sequence MAAQEIDNPAAPAITAFTTLLEEFLSQAETAKPTSAIEPALRKSDFDDLSGRVSRTADDVSSPAAEGAASTIDKGRQFAIIETAARNIFSQLIATTTIDSPYYVKVWNLLDILSILSDDGQCDPALLFWLAEELLDSQTIAGCRKIFDFLESRRERITANHFKQKQLIILRTCNELLRRLSRAEDTAFCGRVFIFMFQSFPLGDKSSVNLRGEYHVENVTTYEATRAEDESKMVVDEPEEQLNEQAESKSTPKSADAKKADKEKPLSTDELYPLFWSLQEYFSQPKKLFETTNLTSFKEGLAATMKVFQTVHNDSRRSLKRKRESGEEDESSNTFNPKYLTSKDLFDLEISDLSFRRHILVQALIIMDFLISLSIQARERLTEALPVNASVNKAVMYSDQVLSDEDAEWASDMKKTIADYLRQGADGPYFYRMVETVLARDKNWVRWKIEGCHPIKRDPVSPASFLEAKANVQKMATSKRLRSVPMGSVSLDFLKEEDEETAMSRLKAKERYELPELDTFKRKIADDDFEIDMPTNDQTKAAAIAGKVSKSWRALRIAARSKLAALDKIEDPKKIDIVFEELTEVDDIEDTAEPTANEEDMPSNREPIIISGITGVGKSTIIRKLMEERKGVFAPVVRHTTREPVEGEVNGKSFHFVKQQEFNQLRDGDRLIESGTRDGVDYGTSFKAIEAISESGKVPIIELDIEAAQYAKDMDFQARYVLITTSTPELLKQRLEASGKEESAIQDILKKFSTELESRKVDELFDTSIVDDDDVEAVKAIGNYIYGESEGKQGLSEDTAMKDEEEDTTKVAETKEATMTDS is encoded by the exons ATGGCAGCGCAAGAGATAGACAATCCAGCTGCACCGGCGATCACAGCTTTCACGACTCTGCTAGAAGAATTCCTTTCCCAAGCAGAGACCGCCAAGCCAACATCAGCGATTGAGCCAGCGTTGCGCAAGTCCGATTTCGACGACCTCTCAGGCCGAGTATCCAGAACCGCGGACGATGTTTCCAGCCCAGCTGCTGAAGGTGCTGCATCAACGATCGACAAAGGACGACAGTTTGCTATAATAGAAACTGCCGCTCGTAACATATTCAGTCAACTCATT GCGACAACCACCATCGATTCTCCCTACTATGTCAAGGTGTGGAACCTCCTCGATATCCTGTCGATTCTTTCCGACGATGGACAATGTGATCCCGCGCTGTTGTTCTGGCTAGCAGAGGAACTACTGGACAGTCAAACTATTGCTGGCTGTCGTAAGATCTTTGATTTCCTTGAGTCGAGGAGAGAACGAATCACAGCAAACCATTTCAAACAAAAGCAATTGATTATTCTTCGAACATGCAATGAATTGCTACGCCGACTATCTCGTGCAGAAGATACTGCTTTCTGCGGTCGCGTTTTCATCTTCATGTTCCAAAGCTTTCCTCTGGGCGACAAGAGTTCTGTGAACCTACGAGGCGAATACCATGTCGAGAATGTCACGACCTACGAGGCGACGCGGGCAGAGGATGAATCTAAGATGGTTGTGGACGAGCCAGAAGAGCAACTAAATGAGCAAGCAGAGTCAAAGTCCACACCCAAGTCAGCCGATGCCAAAAAGGCAGACAAAGAGAAGCCCCTATCGACAGACGAGCTTTATCCACTATTCTGGTCCCTTCAGGAATACTTCAGTCAACCCAAAAAGCTTTTTGAGACTACCAATCTGACGTCTTTCAAAGAGGGTCTAGCAGCCACAATGAAAGTCTTTCAAACAGTGCACAACGATTCAAGACGAAGCCTCAAACGAAAACGAGAGagtggagaagaagatgagagtTCTAACACATTCAATCCCAAATATCTCACTAGTAAAGATTTATTCGACTTGGAG ATCAGTGATTTGTCTTTCCGACGACATATTCTTGTGCAagctctcatcatcatggatTTCCTCATCTCACTATCCATCCAAGCACGAGAGCGACTTACAGAAGCTCTCCCCGTCAATGCCAGCGTAAATAAGGCCGTCATGTACAGTGACCAAGTCCTGAGTGACGAAGAC GCTGAATGGGCTAGTGACATGAAAAAGACTATTGCGGACTACCTCCGCCAGGGTGCTGATGGTCCATATTTTTATCGAATGGTAGAAACCGTGCTGGCTAGAGACAAGAACTGGGTTCGCTGGAAGATTGAAGGCTGTCACCCCATCAAACGAGACCCAGTCTCGCCGGCATCCTTTCTTGAGGCAAAGGCCAATGTTCAGAAAATGGCTACCAGCAAGCGGCTAAGGTCGGTCCCTATGGGCTCTGTCTCCCTGGACTTtctcaaggaggaggatgaagagacAGCGATGAGTCGACTCAAAGCCAAGGAGCGCTATGAGCTACCAGAGCTCGACACGTTCAAACGTAAAATTGCCGACGACGATTTTGAGATCGATATGCCAACAAACGACCAAACCAAAGCTGCTGCTATCGCTGGCAAGGTCAGCAAGAGCTGGAGAGCACTACGAATCGCAGCGCGCTCAAAGCTTGCCGCGCTCGACAAGATCGAAGATCCTAAGAAGATTGATATCGTGTTCGAGGAGCTTACAgaagtggatgatatcgaggaCACTGCTGAGCCCACAGCAAATGAAGAAGATATGCCCTCCAACCGAGAACCTATCATCATCTCTGGCATTACAGGCGTAGGCAAGTCAACCATCATCAGAAAACTTATGGAAGAGCGAAAGGGAGTGTTCGCTCCTGTTGTCCGCCATACCACACGAGAGCCTGTTGAGGGTGAAGTCAACGGCAAGAGTTTCCACTTTGTCAAGCAACAAGAGTTCAACCAGCTACGAGATGGGGACCGCTTGATAGAATCAGGTACTCGGGACGGCGTCGATTACGGAACCAGTTTCAAGGCCATCGAGGCTATCTCAGAGAGTGGCAAAGTGCCAATAATCGAACTAGATATCGAG GCTGCCCAATATGCCAAAGATATGGACTTCCAGGCACGCTACGTGCTCATTACGACGTCTACCCCTGAACTTCTCAAGCAGCGCCTCGAGGCTTCGGGCAAAGAAGAATCTGCCATTCAAGATATCTTAAAGAAATTTTCTACAGAACTTGAGTCGAGAAAGGTCGACGAGCTGTTTGACACATCAATTgtcgacgacgatgacgttGAAGCAGTCAAGGCTATTGGGAATTACATATATGGGGAAAGTGAGGGCAAGCAGGGCTTGAGTGAGGACACAGCTATgaaggacgaggaggaagatacCACCAAGGTCGCCGAGACAAAGGAGGCCACGATGACAGATTCATAA